One stretch of Saccharomonospora xinjiangensis XJ-54 DNA includes these proteins:
- a CDS encoding alpha/beta hydrolase: MRTLGEGRPSLSTLSSSGARPRAVALVLHGGAEYGADVVRPWRLAYLRMVPVAQAIRSAGARHGLEVRLLRNRVRGWNEPHRHPVEDARWALRAIRAERPGLPVVLVGHSMGGRVALQVCDDEAVRGVCAFAPWTPESDPVEPVTGRAVVIAHGVLDRVTGPGDSYRYAERADAHAERLARFDVAAESHALLRRPAVWNRLAAEFAVQTAGLLPERGLLARAFAQQAPLRWRLTL, encoded by the coding sequence ATGAGGACCCTCGGCGAGGGGCGGCCCTCACTGTCCACGTTGTCGTCGAGCGGTGCGCGGCCCAGGGCCGTGGCTCTCGTGCTGCATGGGGGAGCCGAGTACGGGGCCGACGTCGTCCGGCCATGGCGCCTCGCCTACCTGCGCATGGTCCCGGTGGCTCAGGCCATTCGGTCGGCGGGCGCCCGGCACGGGCTGGAGGTGCGGCTGCTGCGCAACCGGGTCCGCGGCTGGAACGAACCCCACCGCCATCCCGTCGAGGACGCGCGGTGGGCGCTGCGGGCCATCAGAGCCGAGCGTCCCGGCCTTCCCGTCGTCCTGGTGGGCCACTCCATGGGCGGGCGGGTGGCACTCCAGGTGTGCGACGACGAGGCCGTACGCGGCGTGTGTGCCTTCGCGCCGTGGACTCCGGAGTCCGATCCGGTCGAGCCGGTGACAGGACGCGCCGTCGTGATCGCGCACGGCGTCCTCGATCGCGTGACCGGGCCAGGGGACTCCTACCGGTACGCCGAGCGTGCCGACGCTCATGCCGAGCGGCTGGCGCGGTTCGACGTGGCCGCGGAGAGTCATGCGCTGCTGCGCAGGCCCGCCGTGTGGAACCGGCTCGCCGCCGAGTTCGCTGTCCAGACCGCGGGGTTGCTGCCCGAACGTGGCCTGCTCGCCCGCGCCTTCGCGCAGCAGGCACCACTCCGGTGGCGACTGACACTGTGA
- a CDS encoding ABC transporter ATP-binding protein, translating to MDNTWSLLRGAMNSADAPRGLRKGTVRRVASFAKPHRRRLLVFLALTMIGAVLAVTTPLLAGRVVNAIVEGRSVSTVVWLAVAIAAIAVADAVLGLAERWQSAHIGEGLILDLRRTVFEHVQRMPVAFFLRSRTGALVSRLNNDVIGAQRTFTATLSGLVTNVIQLVLSLAVMVTLSWQVTVLALVLLPVFVLPARRIGRRMADLQHESAELNAAMTTQMTERFSAAGATLVKLFGRPKAEVDEFGRRAGRVRDIGVRTAMLTRWFMTSLTLVSALAQALVYGLGGWLALTGRLDPGTVVALALLLTRLYTPLTALANVRVDVMTALVSFERVFEVLDLKPMITERPDPIPLPSGGVSVEFDDVRFAYPSAEGYSLASLEEVSTLDTRGGEQVVHGVSFLAGAGQMVALVGPSGAGKSTIASLVARLYDVDSGAVRLAGVDVRDLSFESLRRTVGFVTQDGHLFHDTVRANLAYARPEACDDEIWDALRRARLENLVRSLPDGLDTVVGERGYRLSGGERQRLTIARLLLARPRVVVLDEATAHLDSESEAAVGEALADALSGRTAIVIAHRLSTVRAADQILVVEEGRITERGTHRELLALGGRYAELHDTQFATDERSAA from the coding sequence GTGGACAACACGTGGTCGCTGCTCCGGGGGGCGATGAACTCGGCCGACGCACCCCGAGGGTTGCGCAAGGGCACCGTCCGCAGGGTGGCGTCGTTCGCGAAGCCGCATCGGCGGAGGCTTCTCGTCTTCCTCGCGCTGACGATGATCGGTGCCGTGCTGGCGGTCACCACACCGCTTCTGGCTGGGCGTGTCGTCAACGCCATCGTCGAGGGCCGATCGGTGTCCACAGTCGTCTGGCTCGCGGTGGCCATCGCCGCCATCGCCGTCGCCGACGCGGTGCTGGGACTCGCCGAACGCTGGCAGTCCGCCCACATCGGTGAGGGACTCATCCTCGATCTGCGCAGGACGGTGTTCGAGCACGTTCAGCGCATGCCCGTCGCGTTCTTCCTGCGCAGCCGCACCGGCGCGCTGGTGAGCAGGCTCAACAACGACGTCATCGGCGCGCAGCGCACATTCACCGCGACCCTGTCCGGCCTCGTCACCAACGTCATCCAACTGGTGCTCTCACTCGCCGTGATGGTGACGCTGTCGTGGCAGGTGACTGTGCTCGCGCTCGTGCTCCTCCCGGTCTTCGTGCTGCCCGCGCGCCGGATCGGCAGGAGAATGGCCGATCTCCAGCACGAGTCGGCCGAGCTCAACGCGGCCATGACGACCCAGATGACGGAGCGCTTCTCCGCGGCGGGCGCCACGCTCGTCAAGCTGTTCGGCAGGCCGAAGGCCGAGGTGGACGAGTTCGGCAGGCGGGCGGGGCGGGTGCGCGACATCGGTGTCCGCACGGCGATGCTCACCCGCTGGTTCATGACCAGCCTGACCCTGGTGTCCGCGCTGGCGCAGGCGCTCGTCTACGGGCTCGGCGGGTGGCTCGCGCTCACCGGCCGCCTCGACCCTGGCACGGTGGTGGCGCTCGCCCTGCTGCTCACGCGCCTGTACACGCCGTTGACGGCGCTGGCGAACGTCCGTGTTGACGTCATGACCGCTCTGGTGTCGTTCGAGCGCGTCTTCGAGGTGCTCGACCTCAAGCCCATGATCACCGAGCGCCCCGATCCCATCCCGCTGCCGTCCGGTGGTGTCTCCGTCGAGTTCGACGACGTGCGGTTCGCCTACCCGTCGGCGGAGGGCTACTCGCTGGCCTCGCTCGAAGAAGTGTCCACACTGGATACCCGGGGCGGGGAACAGGTGGTGCACGGCGTGAGTTTCCTGGCCGGGGCTGGGCAGATGGTGGCGCTGGTGGGGCCGTCGGGAGCGGGCAAGTCAACCATCGCCTCGCTGGTCGCACGGCTCTACGACGTGGACTCCGGTGCCGTGCGGCTCGCCGGAGTCGATGTCCGCGACCTCTCGTTCGAGTCGCTGCGCCGCACCGTGGGATTCGTCACGCAGGACGGGCACCTCTTCCACGACACCGTCAGGGCCAACCTCGCATACGCGCGGCCCGAGGCCTGCGACGACGAGATCTGGGACGCGCTGCGCAGGGCCAGGCTGGAGAATCTCGTTCGCTCGCTGCCCGACGGCCTCGACACCGTGGTGGGCGAGCGGGGTTACCGCCTCTCAGGAGGTGAGCGGCAACGGCTCACCATCGCGAGGCTGCTGCTCGCGCGGCCGAGGGTGGTGGTGCTCGACGAGGCCACCGCGCACCTGGACTCCGAGTCCGAGGCCGCGGTCGGTGAGGCACTGGCCGACGCGTTGAGCGGGAGGACGGCCATCGTCATCGCCCACCGGCTGTCCACCGTCAGGGCCGCCGATCAGATCCTCGTCGTCGAGGAAGGCCGGATCACCGAGCGCGGTACCCACAGGGAGCTGCTGGCGCTCGGAGGACGGTACGCGGAGCTGCACGACACCCAGTTCGCCACGGACGAGCGGTCGGCCGCATGA